One window of the Pseudoxanthomonas sp. CF385 genome contains the following:
- a CDS encoding 4'-phosphopantetheinyl transferase superfamily protein, translating into MNWRDAPADWRHDGIALWLLPHAPRQRGEPQARESLAHTLGFTPETLPITRDAQGRPHFIAPLHHLETGWSHSGEALLLALGEDVELGVDIERLRPRPRAMELAERFYHPEETAWLRAIDNDDVRLLAFVRLWCCKEAVLKTHGQGISFGLHRFQVALDDGAPRLVACDPGLGRPDDWHLHEWAPRPDYRAALAWHPRGRREGLR; encoded by the coding sequence ATGAACTGGCGCGACGCGCCCGCCGACTGGCGCCATGACGGCATCGCGCTGTGGCTGCTGCCGCACGCGCCGCGGCAACGCGGCGAACCGCAGGCACGCGAGTCACTGGCGCACACGCTGGGGTTCACGCCGGAAACCTTGCCCATCACCCGCGATGCGCAGGGAAGGCCGCACTTCATCGCGCCGCTGCACCATCTCGAAACCGGGTGGAGCCACAGCGGCGAGGCGCTGCTGCTGGCGTTGGGCGAAGACGTGGAGCTGGGTGTCGACATCGAGCGCCTGCGTCCGCGCCCGCGCGCGATGGAACTGGCCGAGCGCTTCTACCATCCCGAGGAGACTGCGTGGCTGCGCGCGATCGACAACGATGATGTGCGCCTGCTGGCGTTCGTGCGCCTGTGGTGCTGCAAGGAGGCGGTGCTGAAGACGCATGGCCAGGGCATTTCCTTCGGCCTGCACCGCTTCCAGGTGGCGCTCGACGACGGAGCCCCGCGGCTGGTGGCCTGCGATCCGGGCCTCGGCCGACCCGACGACTGGCACCTGCACGAGTGGGCGCCGCGACCGGATTACCGCGCCGCGCTGGCCTGGCACCCACGGGGCCGGCGCGAAGGCCTGCGATAA
- the rsmG gene encoding 16S rRNA (guanine(527)-N(7))-methyltransferase RsmG codes for MNDTALPADLRDTLHRGLTTLGLDADALTPRLLAYLALLDRWNKTYNLTAVRDPREMVTRHLLDSLAMHPFVDDLAARGGALADLGTGPGLPGIPLAIAKPGLRVTLVESNGKKARFLREAVRTLKLENARVAESRAEALDEPQAYDALTARALDVLAGIIEVGGHLLKPGGALLAMKGVRPDDEIAALPAGWSMATIEPLAVPGLVGERHMVVVRRD; via the coding sequence ATGAACGACACCGCCCTCCCCGCCGACCTGCGCGACACCCTGCACCGCGGGCTGACGACCCTCGGCCTCGATGCCGACGCGCTGACGCCGCGCCTGCTGGCCTACCTGGCCCTGCTCGACCGCTGGAACAAGACCTACAACCTCACCGCGGTCCGCGACCCGCGCGAGATGGTCACGCGCCACCTGCTCGACTCGCTGGCGATGCATCCGTTCGTGGACGATCTCGCCGCCCGCGGCGGCGCCCTCGCCGATCTCGGCACGGGACCGGGCCTGCCCGGCATTCCGCTGGCCATCGCCAAGCCCGGCCTGCGCGTGACCCTGGTGGAGAGCAACGGCAAGAAGGCGCGCTTCCTGCGCGAAGCCGTGCGCACGCTCAAGCTGGAGAACGCCCGCGTGGCCGAATCGCGCGCCGAGGCGCTCGACGAACCGCAGGCGTACGACGCACTCACCGCGCGTGCGCTGGACGTGCTGGCCGGCATCATCGAGGTCGGCGGCCACCTGCTGAAGCCCGGCGGCGCGTTGCTCGCAATGAAGGGCGTGCGCCCCGACGACGAGATCGCGGCCCTGCCCGCGGGCTGGTCGATGGCCACGATCGAGCCGCTGGCCGTGCCCGGCCTGGTCGGCGAGCGCCACATGGTCGTCGTCCGCCGCGACTGA
- a CDS encoding AAA family ATPase, which produces MARIIAIANQKGGVGKTTTAVNLAAALARAPQRVLLVDLDAQGNATMGSGVDKREVEASTCDVLLGDVEAKAAVVTTAEGFDLMPGNIDLTAAEIQLMDSDGREQRLKSALQPLRGDYDFIIIDCPPALSLLTLNALTAADSVLVPMQCEYYALEGLSALMETIDALRTRLNPGLEIEGVLRTMFDIRNNLANAVSGELTTHFGEKVFRTIVPRNVRVAEAPSHGQSIVGYDRASRGGVAYLGLAGEILRRAADRKKQQKHMEHA; this is translated from the coding sequence ATGGCCCGCATCATTGCCATTGCCAACCAGAAAGGCGGAGTCGGCAAGACGACCACCGCCGTGAACCTCGCCGCCGCGCTCGCACGCGCGCCGCAGCGGGTGCTGCTGGTCGATCTGGATGCGCAGGGCAACGCGACGATGGGCAGCGGCGTGGACAAGCGCGAGGTCGAGGCCTCGACCTGCGACGTGCTGCTCGGCGACGTGGAGGCGAAGGCGGCGGTGGTCACGACGGCCGAAGGCTTCGACCTGATGCCGGGCAACATCGACCTGACCGCCGCCGAGATCCAGCTGATGGACTCGGACGGCCGCGAGCAGCGCCTGAAGAGCGCCCTGCAACCTCTCCGCGGCGACTACGATTTCATCATCATCGACTGCCCGCCGGCGCTGTCGCTGCTGACGCTCAACGCACTGACGGCCGCCGACTCGGTGCTGGTGCCGATGCAGTGCGAGTACTACGCGCTGGAAGGCCTGTCCGCGCTGATGGAAACGATCGACGCGCTGCGCACGCGCCTCAATCCGGGCCTGGAAATCGAGGGCGTGCTGCGCACGATGTTCGACATCCGCAACAACCTGGCCAACGCCGTCTCCGGCGAGCTGACCACGCATTTCGGCGAAAAGGTGTTCCGCACCATCGTGCCGCGCAACGTGCGCGTGGCCGAGGCGCCCAGCCATGGCCAGAGCATCGTCGGCTACGACCGCGCCTCGCGCGGCGGCGTGGCCTACCTCGGCCTGGCCGGCGAGATCCTGCGTCGCGCCGCCGACCGCAAGAAGCAACAGAAGCACATGGAGCACGCGTGA
- a CDS encoding ParB/RepB/Spo0J family partition protein, with the protein MSAPKKRGLGRGLEALLGPKAAETPPPEAQPGEALRTLPVAQLQPGKYQPRMAMDPSKLTELAESIKAQGVIQPIVVRELSPGKFEIVAGERRWRASQEAGLAEVPVVVRELDDRTVIAMALIENIQREDLNPLEEAQSLQRLINEFSLTHAEAAEAVGRSRAAVSNLLRLLELPPAIRALLEARRLEMGHARALLTLSPDLASKLASDAAEQGWSVREVEHRAQQFAAGKVPVNGKKAKPAKAAPQPDIASLETELSESLGTRVTIAHGRGGKGKLVIQYTDLDTLDGVLERLRPKA; encoded by the coding sequence ATGAGCGCCCCGAAGAAGCGCGGCCTGGGTCGCGGACTGGAAGCCCTGCTCGGCCCGAAGGCCGCCGAGACGCCCCCGCCGGAAGCCCAGCCGGGCGAAGCGCTGCGCACCCTGCCGGTGGCGCAGCTGCAGCCGGGCAAGTACCAGCCGCGCATGGCGATGGACCCGTCCAAGCTCACCGAGCTGGCCGAGTCGATCAAGGCGCAGGGCGTGATCCAGCCGATCGTCGTGCGCGAGCTGTCGCCCGGCAAGTTCGAGATCGTCGCCGGCGAACGCCGCTGGCGCGCCTCGCAGGAAGCCGGCCTGGCCGAAGTGCCGGTGGTCGTGCGCGAACTGGACGACCGCACCGTCATCGCGATGGCGCTGATCGAGAACATCCAGCGCGAAGACCTCAACCCGCTGGAAGAGGCGCAGTCGCTGCAGCGCCTGATCAACGAGTTCTCGCTGACCCACGCCGAAGCCGCCGAAGCGGTGGGCCGCTCGCGCGCCGCCGTCTCCAACCTGCTGCGCCTGCTGGAACTGCCGCCGGCCATCCGCGCCCTGCTGGAAGCGCGCCGCCTGGAAATGGGCCACGCCCGCGCGCTGCTGACGCTGTCGCCGGACCTGGCCAGCAAGCTGGCGTCGGATGCCGCCGAACAGGGCTGGTCGGTGCGCGAAGTGGAGCACCGTGCGCAACAGTTCGCCGCCGGCAAGGTGCCGGTCAACGGCAAGAAGGCCAAGCCGGCCAAGGCCGCACCGCAGCCCGACATCGCCTCGTTGGAAACCGAGCTCTCCGAGAGCCTGGGCACCCGCGTGACCATCGCCCACGGCCGCGGCGGCAAGGGCAAGCTGGTCATCCAGTACACCGACCTGGACACGCTGGACGGCGTTCTCGAGCGCCTGCGCCCGAAGGCCTGA
- a CDS encoding DUF885 family protein — MNLRTAALLLACAPLHALAFAPSDADQRFQALYEKEWAWRQEQTGQADEDTDTSGDNTRLPDVGAAAHEARLKVWEQVLKDLDGIDATQLSAENRINLAIYRPQVENLAAEVRLRAYEMPFNSDSSFWSNLSFMARRQMKTADDYRAYAARLRDVPRHFDQHIANMRAGLARGFTVPRAVLDGRDVSIATVAEQRDPEQSAFYAPYKKMPASIPAAEQDVLRKEARAAISGQVVPAFGTLLTFFRTEYVPKARATLAAEAMPGGKDFYAQQIREYTTLDLSAEQIHAIGLKEVARIQAEMQEVIKQTGFKGTFAEFLTFLRTDPQFYAKTPQQLLDRAAWISKRVDGEVGKYIGTLPRGRFTIVEVPADIAPFWTAGRGGLGTYWLNTYNLPSRPLYNLPALTLHESSPGHSLQAALAQEQGEQPAFRRDNYISAYGEGWALYTEKLGKEMGIYETPYEDFGRLTYEMWRAARLVIDTGVHHKGWSRDQALAYLRDHTALSEHEVTTEVDRYISWPAQALSYKLGEIAIVRLRGEAERELGPKFDIKAFHDAVLKQGSVTLPVLDSQIRAFIAASKAAPAKPAAAAP, encoded by the coding sequence TTGAACCTCCGTACCGCCGCCCTCCTGCTCGCCTGCGCGCCGCTGCACGCGCTCGCCTTCGCGCCCTCCGACGCCGACCAGCGCTTCCAGGCGCTCTACGAAAAGGAATGGGCGTGGCGGCAGGAACAGACTGGCCAGGCCGACGAGGACACCGACACCAGCGGCGACAACACCCGCCTGCCCGACGTCGGCGCCGCGGCGCACGAAGCGCGCCTGAAGGTGTGGGAGCAGGTCCTGAAGGACCTGGACGGCATCGATGCCACGCAGCTGTCGGCCGAGAACCGCATCAACTTGGCGATCTATCGCCCGCAGGTGGAGAACCTGGCGGCGGAAGTGCGCCTGCGCGCGTACGAAATGCCCTTCAATTCCGATTCGTCGTTCTGGTCGAACCTGTCCTTCATGGCGCGCCGGCAGATGAAGACGGCGGACGACTACCGTGCGTACGCGGCGCGCCTGCGCGACGTGCCGCGCCACTTCGACCAGCACATCGCCAACATGCGCGCCGGTCTGGCCCGTGGCTTCACCGTGCCGCGCGCCGTGCTGGACGGCCGCGATGTCTCGATCGCCACCGTGGCCGAGCAGCGCGACCCCGAACAGTCCGCGTTCTACGCACCGTACAAGAAGATGCCCGCCAGCATCCCCGCCGCGGAGCAGGACGTGCTGCGCAAGGAAGCGCGCGCCGCGATCAGCGGGCAGGTCGTGCCGGCGTTCGGCACGCTGCTGACGTTCTTCCGTACCGAGTACGTGCCGAAGGCGCGCGCCACGCTGGCGGCGGAGGCGATGCCGGGCGGCAAGGACTTCTACGCACAGCAGATCCGCGAATACACCACGCTGGACCTGAGCGCCGAACAGATCCACGCCATCGGCCTGAAGGAAGTCGCGCGCATCCAGGCCGAGATGCAGGAGGTGATCAAGCAGACCGGCTTCAAGGGCACGTTCGCCGAATTCCTGACCTTCCTGCGCACCGATCCGCAGTTCTACGCGAAGACACCGCAGCAGTTGCTCGACCGCGCGGCATGGATCTCCAAGCGCGTCGACGGCGAGGTCGGCAAGTACATCGGCACGCTGCCGCGCGGTCGCTTCACCATCGTCGAGGTGCCCGCCGACATCGCGCCGTTCTGGACGGCCGGGCGCGGCGGCCTGGGCACCTACTGGCTCAACACCTACAACCTACCTTCGCGGCCGCTGTACAACCTGCCGGCGCTGACCCTGCACGAATCTTCGCCGGGCCATTCGCTGCAGGCCGCGCTGGCGCAGGAACAGGGCGAGCAGCCCGCGTTCCGCCGCGACAACTACATCTCCGCCTACGGCGAGGGCTGGGCGCTGTACACCGAGAAGCTGGGCAAGGAGATGGGCATCTACGAGACGCCCTACGAAGACTTCGGCCGCCTGACCTACGAGATGTGGCGTGCCGCCCGCCTGGTGATCGACACCGGCGTGCACCACAAGGGCTGGAGCCGCGACCAGGCCCTGGCCTACCTGCGCGACCACACCGCCCTGTCCGAGCACGAAGTCACCACCGAGGTGGACCGCTACATCTCCTGGCCCGCCCAGGCGCTGAGCTACAAGCTGGGCGAGATCGCCATCGTCCGCCTGCGGGGCGAGGCCGAGCGGGAGCTGGGCCCGAAGTTCGACATCAAGGCCTTCCACGACGCCGTGCTGAAACAGGGGTCGGTCACCCTGCCGGTGCTGGACAGCCAGATCCGGGCCTTCATCGCCGCGAGCAAGGCCGCGCCCGCCAAGCCCGCGGCCGCCGCGCCTTGA
- the rpmB gene encoding 50S ribosomal protein L28, producing MSRVCQVTGKRVQSGNNVSHANNKTRRRFLPNLHERRFWVASENRWVKLKVSAHALRTIDKNGIDSVLAELRARGEKV from the coding sequence ATGTCCCGCGTATGCCAAGTCACCGGCAAGCGTGTGCAGAGCGGTAACAACGTCTCGCACGCCAACAACAAGACCCGTCGTCGTTTCCTGCCCAACCTGCATGAGCGCCGCTTCTGGGTCGCCAGCGAAAACCGCTGGGTCAAGCTGAAAGTGTCCGCGCACGCGCTGCGCACCATCGACAAGAACGGCATCGATTCCGTTCTGGCCGAGCTGCGTGCCCGCGGCGAAAAGGTCTGA
- the rpmG gene encoding 50S ribosomal protein L33, producing MASKRDKIRLISSANTGHFYTTDKNKKNTPGKMEIKKYDPVVRKHVIYKEGKIK from the coding sequence ATGGCATCCAAGCGCGACAAGATCCGTCTGATCTCCTCGGCCAACACCGGCCACTTCTACACGACGGACAAGAACAAGAAGAACACCCCGGGCAAGATGGAAATCAAGAAGTACGACCCGGTCGTGCGCAAGCACGTGATCTACAAGGAAGGCAAGATCAAGTGA
- the cls gene encoding cardiolipin synthase, which yields MEWSFGTALLIIDWLIRLAALWWIPSRTTPAAARSWLLLVGFVPLLGLPLYLLLGHPWLSRERIARQARASDVIREEQRPLSALRWTPRDGAAAEMAPLIERQGAFMATHGNAVALQDDYDASLRALLDDIRAAQHQVHLLYYLMFDDAVGDAVTTALCEAAARGVTCRVLLDAVGAKRGLRAYRGRLRAAGVAVHDMLPGGLRWRRSGRMDLRNHRKVAVIDNRIGYVGSQNLADATFVPGHPNRELVARVQGPVVSHLEGVFASDWYIETGERLDVQPDLSVQAQDVPAQLLPSGPAYPFENARDTVNALIHLARRKVVLTTPYFVPDDATLSALRIAALSGVDVQLVLSATNNQTLTAWAQQSYYAELLACGVKIALYRPHFLHAKHLTVDDDIALVGSINLDIRSFALNAEIGLVCYDANVVTRIRAIEADYLAHADAVQADAWQRRPGWQRSREGIARLADSLM from the coding sequence ATGGAGTGGTCCTTCGGCACGGCCCTGCTGATCATCGACTGGCTGATCCGGCTGGCGGCGCTGTGGTGGATCCCCAGCCGCACGACCCCGGCCGCCGCGCGCAGCTGGCTGCTGCTGGTGGGCTTCGTGCCGTTGCTGGGCCTGCCGCTGTACCTGCTGCTGGGGCATCCCTGGCTCTCGCGCGAACGCATCGCACGTCAGGCACGCGCCTCGGACGTGATCCGCGAGGAGCAGCGCCCGCTCAGCGCCCTGCGCTGGACCCCGCGCGACGGCGCCGCGGCGGAAATGGCCCCGCTGATCGAACGGCAGGGCGCGTTCATGGCCACCCACGGCAATGCGGTCGCGCTGCAGGATGACTACGACGCCTCCCTGCGCGCGTTGCTCGACGACATCCGCGCCGCGCAGCACCAGGTCCACCTGCTGTACTACCTGATGTTCGACGACGCGGTGGGCGACGCCGTGACCACGGCGTTGTGCGAGGCCGCCGCACGCGGGGTGACGTGCCGCGTGCTGCTGGATGCGGTTGGCGCCAAGCGCGGATTGCGGGCCTACCGCGGCCGGCTGCGCGCGGCCGGCGTGGCGGTGCACGACATGCTGCCCGGCGGCCTGCGCTGGCGGCGCAGCGGCCGGATGGACCTGCGCAACCACCGCAAGGTAGCGGTGATCGACAACCGCATCGGCTACGTGGGCTCGCAGAACCTCGCCGACGCGACCTTCGTGCCCGGCCATCCCAACCGCGAGCTGGTGGCGCGCGTGCAGGGCCCGGTGGTGTCGCATCTGGAAGGCGTGTTCGCCAGCGACTGGTACATCGAGACCGGCGAGCGCCTGGACGTGCAGCCGGACCTGTCGGTGCAGGCGCAGGACGTGCCCGCGCAGCTGCTGCCGAGCGGGCCGGCGTATCCGTTCGAGAACGCGCGCGACACCGTTAACGCGCTGATCCACCTCGCCCGCCGCAAGGTGGTGCTGACCACGCCCTATTTCGTCCCCGACGACGCCACGCTCAGCGCGCTGCGCATCGCCGCGCTGTCGGGCGTGGACGTGCAGCTGGTGCTGTCGGCCACCAACAACCAGACCCTGACGGCATGGGCGCAGCAGTCGTACTACGCCGAACTGCTCGCCTGCGGGGTGAAGATCGCGCTGTACCGGCCGCACTTCCTCCATGCCAAGCACCTCACCGTGGACGACGACATCGCCCTGGTCGGTTCGATCAACCTGGACATCCGCTCGTTCGCGTTGAATGCCGAGATCGGCCTGGTTTGCTACGACGCCAATGTCGTCACGCGCATCCGCGCCATCGAAGCCGACTATCTGGCCCACGCCGACGCCGTGCAGGCGGACGCATGGCAGCGCCGCCCGGGTTGGCAGCGCAGCCGTGAAGGTATCGCGCGGTTGGCGGATTCGCTGATGTAG
- a CDS encoding FAD/NAD(P)-binding protein, which translates to MSEDTPTAPLPPCDLAIIGGGAGGVLVAMQALRQATTPLRIVMIEPRDVLAQGVAYATTHGEHLLNVPAGRMSAFDDRPADFLDYVVATTPSGGPDRDSLAHAFIERRRYGDYLRVRLDETIAASQATLQVVHDRVEELEPHADGATLRLATHGTLHAKGVVLAVGNTPKPLPARGAPQLPAGRSLAAWDFDAIKAIPTDADLCIVGSGLSMVDTVLSLADNGHAGAIHVLSRHALLPLPHCHGPAATYDPAPLQAMGLRARMRFLRDAAKQAVADGLPWQSVMERIRPHGQALWQSLSVADQRRFLRHVVRQWDVHRHRIAPEVYAQLQSLVERGQLRLHRGRLDTVMAEGRRLRVSTHAHDGRTDEFDVDYVVNATGVEMRAQTMRSPLLHDLLGKGCAQAGPHGIGLKAARDGRMVDAQGQSQPRVFILGSLRIGCVWESIAIPELRGQAETAVRGLLAPDA; encoded by the coding sequence ATGAGTGAAGACACCCCGACCGCCCCGCTGCCGCCCTGCGACCTCGCGATCATCGGCGGCGGCGCCGGTGGCGTGCTGGTGGCGATGCAGGCCCTGCGCCAGGCCACGACGCCGCTGCGCATCGTGATGATCGAACCGCGCGACGTGCTCGCGCAGGGCGTGGCGTACGCGACGACGCATGGCGAGCACCTGCTCAACGTGCCCGCGGGCCGCATGAGCGCGTTCGATGATCGCCCCGCGGATTTCCTGGACTACGTCGTGGCCACCACGCCATCCGGCGGCCCCGATCGCGATTCGCTGGCGCACGCCTTCATCGAACGCCGCCGCTACGGCGACTACCTGCGTGTGCGCCTGGACGAGACCATCGCGGCGAGCCAGGCCACCCTGCAGGTGGTGCACGACCGCGTCGAAGAACTCGAACCGCACGCGGATGGCGCCACGCTGCGCTTGGCGACACACGGCACTTTGCACGCCAAGGGCGTCGTGCTGGCGGTGGGCAATACGCCCAAGCCGCTGCCGGCCCGGGGCGCACCGCAGTTACCGGCTGGCCGTTCGTTGGCCGCATGGGATTTCGATGCGATCAAGGCGATCCCGACCGATGCCGACCTGTGCATCGTCGGCTCCGGCCTGAGCATGGTGGACACCGTGCTGAGCCTGGCCGACAACGGCCACGCCGGCGCCATCCACGTGCTGTCGCGGCATGCGCTGCTGCCGCTGCCGCATTGCCATGGTCCGGCCGCCACCTACGATCCGGCACCGTTGCAGGCGATGGGCCTGCGCGCGCGCATGCGCTTCCTGCGCGACGCAGCGAAACAGGCGGTCGCCGACGGCCTGCCTTGGCAGTCGGTGATGGAACGCATCCGCCCGCACGGGCAGGCGCTGTGGCAGTCGCTTTCGGTGGCGGACCAGCGGCGCTTCCTGCGCCACGTGGTGCGCCAGTGGGACGTGCATCGTCACCGCATCGCGCCCGAGGTCTACGCCCAGCTGCAATCGCTGGTCGAGCGCGGCCAGCTGCGCCTGCACCGCGGCCGCCTGGACACGGTGATGGCCGAGGGCCGCCGTCTTCGCGTCAGCACGCATGCCCACGACGGCCGCACCGACGAATTCGACGTCGATTACGTGGTCAACGCCACCGGCGTGGAGATGCGCGCGCAGACCATGCGCAGCCCGCTGCTGCACGATCTGCTGGGCAAAGGGTGCGCACAGGCCGGGCCGCACGGCATCGGCCTGAAGGCCGCGCGCGACGGCCGCATGGTCGACGCACAGGGACAGTCGCAGCCGCGCGTGTTCATCCTCGGCAGCCTGCGCATCGGCTGCGTGTGGGAGAGCATCGCCATCCCCGAACTGCGCGGCCAGGCCGAAACGGCCGTGCGCGGCCTGCTGGCGCCCGACGCCTGA